Proteins encoded by one window of Haematobia irritans isolate KBUSLIRL chromosome 2, ASM5000362v1, whole genome shotgun sequence:
- the LOC142223628 gene encoding uncharacterized protein LOC142223628, producing MPNGGNATASSSINNNNTTTATTNTSRKSQVVGSSNNKNNHGSSIKTLVPATSSASVATTNITASNNPKNFKQQQQQQINGHQQPHHSHQQPQQQKRLSILSTTMPKHANHHHHHPHQMSQLYPDNEALYYQQHSTSRSAVVAPQLSYTLQSGKTISSSLASRPQTSQAFYHNSLKTRDLKALKLSLTSKNCNPDDDSDDILSDDRGDEDGDYYMPSSLEILSIQKALENIDQVSDHIKAPNETTTTINGSDSDTTNDDVVGNVKASKDLESQENATNNLFKLQQQQQKQHNEQDEQTTTNRLWYH from the coding sequence ATGCCAAATGGTGGCAATGCCACCGCATCATCatctataaataataataatacaacaacagcaacaacaaatacTAGTAGAAAATCCCAAGTAGTTGGTAGTAGTAACAATAAGAACAATCATGGTAGCAGCATCAAGACTTTAGTGCCAGCAACATCATCAGCATCAGTAGCAACAACAAATATCACAGCAAGCAATAACCCAAAGAATTtcaagcagcagcagcagcagcaaataAATGGTCACCAGCAGCCTCATCATAGCCATCAACAGCCGCAGCAGCAAAAGAGGCTTAGCATATTAAGTACAACTATGCCCAAACATGCCAATCACCATCATCACCATCCGCATCAAATGTCCCAATTGTATCCGGATAATGAGGCTTTGTATTATCAACAACATTCCACATCCCGATCTGCAGTGGTGGCCCCCCAATTAAGCTACACCCTGCAAAGTGGAAAAACCATATCATCGTCTCTAGCCTCGAGACCTCAAACATCACAAGCTTTCTATCATAATTCTTTGAAAACTCGAGATTTGAAAGCTCTAAAGCTTTCCCTCACCAGCAAAAACTGTAATCCCGACGATGATAGTGATGATATTTTATCAGATGATCGAGGTGATGAAGATGGTGATTATTATATGCCTTCCTCATTGGAAATTTTGAGTATACAAAAAGCTCTTGAAAATATTGACCAAGTTTCGGATCATATTAAGGCCCCGAATGAAACTACCACCACCATCAATGGAAGTGATAGTGATACTACAAATGATGATGTTGTTGGCAATGTGAAAGCATCAAAAGATCTAGAGTCACAGGAAAATGctacaaataatttatttaaacttcaacaacaacaacaaaaacaacataacGAACAAGATGAACAAACAACAACTAATAGGCTGTGGTATCATTGA